The genomic window AAACGGCCGCATTCCGGGCGAGAACCGAAAAATAGTCCTCCAGATGGACCGAATCGTGAGAGAGAACAGTCAATCACCCCTCGTCTCGATTATTACGCCGGCCTACAATCGGGCGCCCTTCGTTGATGAGACCATCCAGAGCGTCCTAACACAGGACTATCCGAACTTCGAGTATATCGTGCTCGACGACGGCTCCAAGGATAGTACCAGGGAAGTCCTGGCACGATATGAAGGCCGCATCCGTTGGGACTCCCATGCAAACATGGGCGAAGTGAGGACGGTCAATAAGGGCTTCGAAATGGCCAAGGGGGAGATACTCTGCGTCGTAAACTCCGATGACCCTCTACTCCCCGGCGCAATCAGTTGTGTGGTCGAAGTCATGATGCGGCATCCGGAAGTCGTTGTAGCCTACCCTGACTGGGATATGATTGACGCAGAGGGTAAAGGAATCTCCCACAGACAAACTTTCGAATATGACTATGTCAACATGGTCCGATGGTTCCATTGCGTACCAGGTCCCGGCGCGTTCTTCAGAAAATCCGTCGTGACCGCATTAGGGGGGAGGGATGCTCAGTTTCGTTACGTCTCCGACTTCGATTTCTGGCTTAGGGCGGGCTTACTGGGTCCGTTCAAACGCGTCCCCAAGACGCTCGCAACCTTTCGTCGCCATTCAGA from Syntrophorhabdales bacterium includes these protein-coding regions:
- a CDS encoding glycosyltransferase family 2 protein; translation: MDTCRSIINGRIPGENRKIVLQMDRIVRENSQSPLVSIITPAYNRAPFVDETIQSVLTQDYPNFEYIVLDDGSKDSTREVLARYEGRIRWDSHANMGEVRTVNKGFEMAKGEILCVVNSDDPLLPGAISCVVEVMMRHPEVVVAYPDWDMIDAEGKGISHRQTFEYDYVNMVRWFHCVPGPGAFFRKSVVTALGGRDAQFRYVSDFDFWLRAGLLGPFKRVPKTLATFRRHSDGASSKDQGIAMAEEHIRLARKLFSIPDLPPGVAAVKREAFGSAYYTAALNLGDASSRLKKWYLIKALASAPSKYLFQEYRERLIGPIVFALTGPKAHPFLAKFCKVFPLREGIRCPH